The sequence ggcaaaaaaaaagaaataagatgtCTCCTTccccaaaatatgaaaattcattatgtaaaaaaaaaataaaaactttagaaactgTTGAGGAAATAATTCACATTCTTTCTTAATTTGCTAAGAAAACCCTATTTTCTAGAAAAGGCTAGTTAGACctgcatatatttttttttttttactgttcaaaatttaatttaattttttatttttttaatcttacgTCTGTTTGCGACTGGTGGCTTTGGAATTTCATCAACTCCTCCTCGGACAGGCATGAGTGATTCATTTGGGTTAATTTGTTGATTCATCAACAAACTTGGTGGATTATTCCGAATCTCAtcctgaaaaataaaatagatttcCCAATTAGAACGATACAGAAAAGATTAACACAaacaattggaaaaaaaaagtgacataTAGAGTAATAACATACATACCAAAAGATTGTGAGGTGAAAAGAAAGAATGTGGGAGATGAAGCTGATTAGCAGCAGTTGGAAGAATAATGTTGACAGAGAGAAGATTGGTGCAATGACCACATCTTACTGTCacatttttgaagaaacttgaGCAAGGAACACTCACCTGTACAACAAAATATCCATTTTTATCATAGAATGCAACTAGAAATTAAGTAAAAGTGGTGAAAATAGGGTTTTAACCCctctcattatatatatatatatatatatcgcgATAAGAGAGAGAAGTATGTATAAAGAGGGGAAGAAAGTGATATGATATGATACCGCGAGAACAGTGTCACAAAAGTTGCATTGGACATAACACAGTTGTTCTCCTgaaggaggagagaggtgatggtggtggaggtggtggtcCGGAGCAAAAGCAGCAGATGAAGACGACATGATAAGATTCCTTACTAATTCCTGATTTGAGACTACTTCTCTCTTTCTTgatttgattgattgattgatcaTTGACTcatcaaaactcacatttttaTATTGGATACTCTCCGGGTCCTTCCTAataatatactttttatttttttctttctttttttgggtgTGGGATAGACCGACCTAATGTGACAACACTATAGGGGCACTTGATggataaacaattttttttctctttattcaCATTATGTGTCTAATATCATGTTAACAAGTGGGtgattatgttatttaaaagtttatgaaatgttaattagTTATATTCTCAACAGATTGGTCGAATCAAGATTAACTAATGTTATGTGGAGCAAAGTGAAATTGAAAGTTGGGGATCAGATGAGGATACTAAGGTGAGTGTGTAAACATAGATTGAGAATGAATTTTAAGCAAGACTAGGTACCCGAGTGGCTCTCCGTGGTCGACAAATGAGAAAACACAAGATTGAGATGTTTTGGGCATAAGAGAGAAGTGTGAGATGTAGCTTACCTAGGACATGACCTTAGATATGGAGGTTCAGAGGTTGTAGATTAGGGTAGAAGCAGATGTGGAGTCAAAATTAGGAGTTTGGGGGttctaaataaatttgtttggggttcacaaattaaaatacgttatttttttaaattttctaatacaaataTACCTTCCATAAAAAAACTAGCGGGTTCATCCGAATCCTTGAACCCCCACCTAGCTCCGCCTCTGGATAGAAGGTTAGTGGATGATTGAGCGTTCTCTCTCTTTCCTCCAAGGTAGGTTTGGTGGTCGCACGTGTACCTAATAATATTAACACTATTCttgtaatttcttatttttctagTTCTGTCATTACcaagttctttatattttgcTTATTGCATTATTTTATAATCGCTTTACAAGGTATGTTTGGTTTTTTAATTGGTACTGTCCTAGTCGTTCTTAGATgttattatttcattgtttaCCTCCTATACATTCGTGACGTGAAGTGTTCTGTCCAATCAGATCATGTAAGAGGCTTTATAGTAAACTctataatgaaataatgaatattGAGCCTCACTCAAGTTTTCAAATTTAGTTTTAGAGGTTAGGTTTGTTCAAGTtataatataaagaaatcataaattaagATCGACGTGGGACTCTTCACACATCTCTTTACGTTCAGACTGAACATCTAGTgtatgaataatttattatgagaCTCAACATCTGAAGTAAGAATTGTAATAAAATCTATTATAATATCATGTAAAACAATAAATCTGACTCAACATATATTCAACTTTAAAAACTAGACcaaaatttctcaaatcatATTAGAAAAACTACCTTTTCCTTAAAAGGAATGTGATGAAACTCTTCGCAGACTCAAACTTGAATAACCTCTTAATAATAACATCCAACACCACAACTAGCAAAAACTCCAAATCTTAAAAATAAGTGATTAAAGAcattcttgataaaaaaaaaacgttttttttaatatgaattttatgtgaCCGTATTTAAATTAATCGGACCGGTGAATTTTACAAGATAATTAAGTACACAAGTTGTAACTTTAATTTTGGTTTATGTACTATACTCTAATCGTGGTCCCaatactaaatataaatattttattttacttgcaAAAAAGTTTTATTACCTTTTTTCTCATACCATTTGTTGGAGTATTAAATAACATTGTGAAATAGTCAtagtcaaatttaaaattttataatatcatTATTAAAGTTAGTTCACTAATATACGTTTTAAACGACGAACacattaaaaacataaatcaagTAATATAAAACGTattgagtaaaaaaaaaatgtgtggtTGGCATTCCCAATGGGAGGTAGGGTTTTTTTTTGGGAGGGGGGGTGTGTGAGAAGCAGAGGCGGCAGAGGTGGGGGAAAGGAGTGAGAAAGGGACGTTTGCATGGGGTGATTAGCTTTCCCTCATTCACTTGTAGTTTTCATAGTTATGAGAGGATAGATAGTAACacccttttttcttttggttttttcTTGTTTCCCCCatatcttcatttatttttgagtCTACCAATTCTtaagtataatatatatatatattttattaactaCACTTGTGTTCGATTAATAAAGCCTTAAATAACGGGTGCCTATCACCATTTTGATTTTTGTGGTCTAAGTTATTACACCCAATAACATTCTAAATAAAgttttgatgaacttgatttTATCTCTAGGGGAAAATCTTTAAAGTCAAAACTTcttaaatttgaagttttattcatgaaaagAGGATCAAAAGTTTAAAgtcatttgtttttaaaattatttttgcaatTAGATATTCCAAGTTCAATACAACTCTCGTTTGATTTATCTGGTTAAGAATAGTTGAAAAGTATTaaatgctaaaaaaaaaaaaacacttccaaatatttgtaaataataGGATTACATGTTTTGATTGAATCTTTTGAACTGATAATAGGATTAGTATTTTCTCTTAACTAAACAATATTGTAAAcctatttacaaaaaatttgCCCGAGAGGGCATGGTTGAATGGTTGGGATGTGGGTCTCCCATGTGGGAGATGGTGAAATCTGATTCAACCTCCGTTTTTTATTTGAGAATGAGTTCGTCGTATGAGGCTTTTTTTTGTGAGGTTTATATTTTATGTGCGATTCATGGGCTATTGCACAGAAAGTAAGTTACCACAAAATTCTCACTTGAAAGACATTGGTTGTGGCAAAAATTGTAGGTTTTACTGGGAGTTAGAAAAAGACATTAAATTTAGGGAAAAGTGtatgatatacccctcaactttgtcatttataGCTGATAtaccctcgttataaaagtggctcatatatgcccttaccgttatacaaacaactcacatatacccctgccgttacaaaatggctcacatatacccctgccgttacaaaatagctcacatatacccttcatttaacgaaagttaaaaaattagttttaaatttatatttgttacttctaattttttaaaaaaattatttaggggtatatatgattcttctatcaaagttcaaggtatattttaatttttttcatacattaattattgtttgacttctttcattataattatttgagtttcttattcttattttgttttttctttcattccttagtttaaagaaaaaaaactttaaactatttttttgtgtgtattgtaatttaatttcgtattcgaagaaaaaatttggtcatctacaataagttttacaagaatattagtgaaacataaataaatttgattatcaaaataataattataaattagtcattgaaacaaaaaaaagtcaaaaaaaatatgtttgacgagaattaaatttactcatatgggattatattttttagaaaaaaataataaaaatttagattaaaattattatttttttcattttcgttaGAAGAAAAGGGTATATGCGACCCATTTGTTTActagtaggggtatatatgagccacttttataacgaggggtatatcagctctaaatgacaaagttgaggggtatatcagatcCTTTTCCCTTAAATTTAAAAGTTCTTTTACATTTTACAC comes from Solanum pennellii chromosome 1, SPENNV200 and encodes:
- the LOC107010109 gene encoding axial regulator YABBY 1, translated to MINQSIKSRKREVVSNQELVRNLIMSSSSAAFAPDHHLHHHHLSPPSGEQLCYVQCNFCDTVLAVSVPCSSFFKNVTVRCGHCTNLLSVNIILPTAANQLHLPHSFFSPHNLLDEIRNNPPSLLMNQQINPNESLMPVRGGVDEIPKPPVANRPPEKRQRVPSAYNRFIKDEIQRIKAGNPDISHREAFSAAAKNWAHFPHIHFGLMPDQPVKKPNACQQEGEDVLMKEGFLAPANIGVSPY